The uncultured Desulfuromonas sp. genome has a segment encoding these proteins:
- a CDS encoding FRG domain-containing protein, with product MSEIYARSWAQLHDMLFAESWDDEIGRFRSRLAFRGLSDENYELATTLMRLGGDYSILERHLLRNFKKYAHRSMVERDSVWHWLALAQHHGLPTRLMDWTYSPYIALHFATANLERFDCNGVIWSVNYLLAHQKLPERFRLKLEEEGANVFTMEMLSQCVGCLNELPKIGEGDYLIFVEPPSIDDRIINQYSMFTVMPDSTMLVNEWLSSHPELWQKIIIPAELKWEIRDKLDQANITERVLFPGLDGLSHWLKRHYSPKSEYGR from the coding sequence ATGTCGGAAATTTATGCGCGCAGTTGGGCTCAACTGCATGACATGTTATTTGCCGAGTCGTGGGATGATGAGATCGGCCGTTTTCGGTCGCGTTTAGCGTTTCGTGGCCTGTCCGATGAGAATTATGAACTGGCCACCACTCTGATGCGACTTGGCGGTGATTACAGTATTTTGGAACGCCACCTACTGCGTAACTTTAAGAAATATGCCCACCGCAGCATGGTTGAGCGGGACTCGGTCTGGCACTGGCTGGCCCTGGCCCAGCATCACGGCTTGCCGACCCGACTGATGGACTGGACCTATTCACCGTACATTGCCCTGCATTTTGCCACGGCCAACCTGGAGCGTTTTGATTGTAATGGGGTGATTTGGTCGGTTAATTACCTGTTGGCCCATCAGAAATTGCCGGAGCGGTTTCGTCTCAAGCTCGAAGAGGAGGGCGCCAATGTCTTCACTATGGAGATGCTCAGCCAGTGTGTCGGTTGCCTCAATGAATTACCGAAGATCGGTGAGGGCGATTACCTGATTTTCGTTGAGCCGCCCTCGATTGATGATCGCATTATCAATCAGTACAGCATGTTTACCGTCATGCCCGACTCGACGATGTTGGTCAACGAGTGGTTGAGCAGCCACCCGGAATTGTGGCAGAAGATCATTATTCCCGCTGAACTCAAATGGGAGATTCGTGACAAGCTTGACCAGGCCAATATCACCGAACGGGTGCTGTTTCCCGGCCTTGATGGTCTGAGTCATTGGCTCAAGCGGCATTACAGTCCTAAGAGTGAGTATGGGAGGTAG
- a CDS encoding ATP-binding protein gives MNLKPEMIEQLERVLSSVEQLLPKPVRSVDWANCPAANWRRHSFSGFLEPVKVTDTTRLEELLGVEEQKEILVNNTRQFIAGLPANNALLWGSRGTGKSSLVKALLNEFASKGLRVIQVEKEDLIYLSEIFAAVENEPYRFILLCDDLTFEVGELSYKMLKSALDGSVYSAPENVLIYVTSNRRHLLPEYEGDHLGGKYVKGELQQSEAMEEKVSLSDRFGLWIAFHVFTQERYLDAVRLCVERFGRERNIDIPWSKSLEMDAIQWSHDKSKRCGRTAYQFAKNWVGRTLLQQQQSAQ, from the coding sequence ATGAATTTGAAACCTGAGATGATTGAGCAACTCGAACGGGTGCTCAGTTCTGTTGAACAACTCCTCCCCAAACCTGTCAGGTCTGTCGACTGGGCCAATTGTCCTGCAGCCAACTGGCGTCGCCATTCGTTCTCCGGCTTTCTTGAGCCGGTCAAGGTCACCGACACCACTCGTCTTGAAGAGTTGCTGGGCGTGGAAGAACAAAAAGAGATTCTGGTGAATAACACTCGTCAATTCATTGCCGGACTGCCGGCTAATAACGCTTTATTATGGGGATCACGCGGTACCGGGAAATCCTCTCTGGTCAAAGCGTTGCTCAACGAGTTTGCCTCAAAGGGCTTACGGGTGATTCAGGTGGAAAAAGAGGATCTGATTTACCTGTCGGAGATCTTTGCGGCCGTTGAAAATGAGCCGTATCGCTTTATTCTGCTGTGTGATGACTTAACCTTTGAGGTCGGCGAGTTGAGTTACAAGATGCTTAAAAGTGCTCTGGATGGCTCGGTGTACTCGGCTCCGGAAAATGTGTTGATTTACGTCACCTCCAACCGGCGTCATCTGCTGCCGGAATATGAAGGCGATCACCTTGGCGGCAAGTACGTTAAAGGGGAGTTGCAGCAGAGTGAAGCCATGGAGGAGAAGGTCTCTCTGTCGGACCGCTTTGGTTTGTGGATCGCTTTCCATGTTTTTACCCAGGAGCGCTATCTCGATGCGGTACGCTTGTGTGTGGAGCGTTTCGGTCGTGAGCGCAACATCGATATCCCCTGGAGCAAGTCGTTAGAAATGGACGCCATCCAATGGTCTCATGACAAAAGCAAGCGTTGCGGTCGCACGGCCTACCAGTTTGCCAAAAACTGGGTCGGTCGCACCCTGTTGCAGCAACAGCAAAGCGCGCAATAA